A region from the Geobacter benzoatilyticus genome encodes:
- a CDS encoding FeoA family protein, with amino-acid sequence MIPLGLLSPGEMGEIVEVRSRPGGCSGPCHGGRGKGDVRVEDMGLRVGNRVEMLNNGGGPVLVKVDESRIAVDRGMAMKIMVRSLQ; translated from the coding sequence ATGATACCCCTCGGACTGTTGAGCCCCGGTGAGATGGGAGAAATCGTTGAAGTGAGGTCCCGCCCGGGGGGCTGCTCCGGCCCGTGCCACGGCGGGCGGGGAAAGGGCGACGTGCGGGTGGAGGACATGGGGCTTCGCGTCGGCAACCGGGTGGAGATGCTGAACAACGGCGGCGGGCCGGTGCTGGTGAAGGTGGATGAGTCGCGGATCGCCGTGGACCGCGGCATGGCAATGAAAATAATGGTAAGGAGTCTCCAGTGA
- a CDS encoding FeoA family protein, protein MNLAQLKPGEKGTITAIGAIGPLKRRLMDMGVLVGEEVKVVKVAPLGDPLEVSIKSYHLSLRKKEAEGIAVEVAP, encoded by the coding sequence ATGAATCTGGCACAGCTTAAACCGGGCGAAAAGGGAACGATCACCGCCATCGGGGCCATCGGCCCCCTGAAGCGGCGGCTCATGGATATGGGGGTACTGGTGGGGGAAGAAGTGAAGGTGGTCAAAGTGGCCCCCCTGGGGGATCCCCTCGAAGTGTCGATAAAGAGCTACCACCTCTCGCTCCGCAAGAAGGAGGCGGAGGGGATTGCGGTGGAGGTGGCGCCATGA